From a region of the Hemibagrus wyckioides isolate EC202008001 linkage group LG14, SWU_Hwy_1.0, whole genome shotgun sequence genome:
- the snrpg gene encoding small nuclear ribonucleoprotein G yields the protein MSKAHPPELKKFMDKKLSLKLNGGRHVQGILRGFDPFMNLVVDDCIEMSTGGQQNPIGMVVIRGNSIIMLEALERV from the exons ATGAGCAAAGCACATCCACCAGAGTTAAAGAA GTTTATGGATAAGAAGCTGTCGC TGAAGCTGAATGGCGGTCGTCATGTCCAAGGCATCCTGCGTGGATTTGATCCATTTATGAATCTGGTGGTGGATGACTGCATTGAAATGTCCACTGGTGGACAGCAGAACCCTATCGGCATGGTG GTCATCAGAGGAAACAGTATTATCATGCTGGAGGCTCTCGAGAGAGTATGA
- the si:ch1073-44g3.1 gene encoding UPF0461 protein C5orf24 homolog, whose protein sequence is MRKMMHQVASNNNDYGLGGLAEDGQHSSSHFELCASQSGKFYPSGPPPPLQLPIPNLPPLPQSMIKPMSCQMQDSASDFLPQAVRMRAAEAPEGSKKKKGLGKTGKRGRPAGTTKSAGYRTSTGRPPGTTRAAGFKTSPGRPLGTTKAAGYKVSPGRPPGSIKTLAKLNKLDYSACNGAPFPYTLMQKRALCEATVKEKNTSE, encoded by the exons ATGAG AAAAATGATGCATCAAGTAGCTAGCAACAACAACGACTACGGCTTGGGCGGCCTAGCCGAAGATGGACAGCACTCGAGTAGCCATTTCGAGTTGTGTGCCTCACAGTCAGGCAAATTCTACCCGTCCGGCCCGCCTCCGCCGCTCCAGCTGCCCATACCTAACTTGCCTCCTTTGCCTCAGAGCATGATCAAGCCTATGTCATGCCAGATGCAGGACTCTGCGAGCGACTTTCTGCCTCAGGCCGTGCGCATGAGGGCTGCCGAGGCACCTGAAGGctccaagaagaagaaaggactTGGGAAGACGGGAAAACGCGGTAGACCTGCGGGTACCACCAAGTCCGCTGGGTATCGGACAAGCACAGGAAGGCCGCCTGGTACCACGAGGGCAGCTGGGTTCAAAACAAGCCCAGGGCGGCCGCTAGGGACAACCAAAGCCGCCGGCTACAAGGTCAGTCCCGGAAGGCCCCCGGGCAGCATCAAAACGTTGGCCAAACTCAACAAACTGGACTATAGCGCCTGCAACGGAGCACCGTTCCCTTACACGCTGATGCAGAAACGGGCGCTTTGCGAAGCCACGGTTAAAGAGAAAAACACTAGCGAATGA
- the ppp2caa gene encoding protein phosphatase 2 catalytic subunit alpha a, with protein sequence MDEKVFTKELDQWIEQLNECKQLSENQVKFLCEKAKEILSKESNVQEVRCPVTVCGDVHGQFHDLMELFKIGGKSPDTNYLFMGDYVDRGYYSVETVTLLVCLKVRYRERITILRGNHESRQITQVYGFYDECLRKYGNANVWKYFTDLFDYLPLTALVDTQIFCLHGGLSPSIDTLDHIRALDRIQEVPHEGPMCDLLWSDPDDRGGWGISPRGAGYTFGQDISETFNHANSLTLVSRAHQLVMEGYNWCHERNVVTIFSAPNYCYRCGNQAAIMELDDTLKYSFLQFDPAPRRGEPHVTRRTPDYFL encoded by the exons ATGGATGAGAAGGTGTTTACAAAAGAACTGGATCAATGGATCGAGCAGCTGAACGAGTGCAAGCAGCTGTCGGAGAACCAGGTTAAATTTTTATGCGAGAAA gctaaagagatttTATCAAAGGAGTCCAATGTTCAGGAGGTGCGTTGTCCAGTCACGGTGTGTGGAGATGTCCACGGGCAATTCCACGACCTCATGGAGCTTTTTAAGATCGGCGGGAAATCACCAGACACCAACTATCTCTTCATGGGCGACTATGTGGACCGAGGCTACTACTCTGTAGAGACCGTCACCCTCCTAGTGTGTTTAAAG GTTCGATATAGAGAACGAATCACCATCCTCAGAGGGAACCACGAAAGCAGACAGATCACACAGGTGTATGGCTTCTACGACGAGTGTCTGAGAAAGTACGGAAACGCAAACGTTTGGAAATATTTCACCGACCTTTTTGACTACCTTCCCCTCACTGCCCTGGTGGACACACAG atTTTCTGTCTCCATGGAGGACTGTCTCCGTCCATCGATACCCTGGATCACATTCGAGCTCTGGACCGCATCCAGGAAGTCCCACATGAG GGCCCCATGTGTGACCTGTTGTGGTCAGACCCTGATGACCGCGGTGGCTGGGGGATTTCACCCAGAGGAGCTGGCTACACGTTCGGCCAGGACATCTCAGAAACCTTCAATCATGCCAACTCTCTGACCCTGGTGTCCAGAGCTCACCAGTTAGTCATGGAG GGCTACAACTGGTGTCACGAGAGGAACGTCGTCACGATCTTCAGCGCTCCCAATTACTGCTACCGCTGCGGCAATCAGGCGGCCATCATGGAGCTCGATGACACGCTCAAGTATTCATT TTTGCAGTTTGACCCGGCGCCAAGAAGAGGAGAACCGCACGTGACCCGCCGGACCCCTGACTACTTCCTGTAA